A stretch of Homalodisca vitripennis isolate AUS2020 unplaced genomic scaffold, UT_GWSS_2.1 ScUCBcl_3509;HRSCAF=9077, whole genome shotgun sequence DNA encodes these proteins:
- the LOC124372568 gene encoding uncharacterized protein LOC124372568: YLQYTSCYKAISKDWDNCANRFVSLVREEVSRKNYTMESRLLELCCARHGFLKCVYVTSRLKCKKEEAVFIKKIADTLSNMRVYLKHCRNVDVAFCTGGRTIQ; the protein is encoded by the exons AATACCTGCAGTATACGTCCTGTTACAAGGCGATCAGCAAGGACTGGGACAACTGTGCTAACCGGTTTGTTAGTCTGGTCAGAGAGGAGGTCAGCCGCAAAAACTACACTATGGAGTCCAGATTACTTGAACTGTGCTG TGCCAGACACGGTTTCCTCAAGTGCGTGTACGTCACCAGCAGGCTTAAATGCAAGAAAGAGGAGGCTGTTTTCATCAAGAAGATCGCCGACACCCTGTCTAACATGAGGGTATACTTAAAGCACTGCAGGAACGTGGATGTGGCGTTCTGTACTGGAGGGCGTACTATCCaatga